The proteins below are encoded in one region of Streptomyces marianii:
- a CDS encoding mycothiol transferase: protein MNSAELLEDAFGRIRETVHDAVGGCAPDLLHARVAPGANTLAWLVWHLTRVQDDHVADAAGREQVWLSQGWKGRFGLPFAPDATGYGHTPAQVAKVRVESPDLLLGYHDAVHDETVAFVRGLTNAALGRIVDASWSPPVTLGVRLVSVISDDLQHAGQAAFVRGVLERG from the coding sequence ATGAACAGCGCGGAACTGCTGGAAGACGCCTTCGGACGGATCAGGGAGACGGTGCACGACGCGGTCGGGGGATGCGCCCCGGACCTCCTCCACGCCCGCGTCGCCCCCGGCGCCAACACCCTCGCGTGGCTGGTGTGGCACCTCACCCGGGTCCAGGACGACCATGTGGCGGACGCCGCGGGACGGGAGCAGGTATGGCTCTCCCAGGGCTGGAAGGGCCGTTTCGGCCTGCCGTTCGCTCCGGACGCGACCGGCTACGGTCACACCCCGGCCCAGGTGGCGAAGGTGCGGGTGGAGTCGCCCGACCTGCTGCTGGGCTACCACGACGCCGTCCACGACGAGACGGTGGCATTCGTCAGGGGCCTGACCAACGCCGCTCTCGGCCGGATCGTCGACGCGTCGTGGTCCCCGCCGGTGACGCTGGGCGTGCGGCTGGTGAGCGTCATCTCCGACGACCTCCAGCACGCGGGACAGGCGGCGTTCGTCAGGGGGGTGCTGGAGCGGGGTTGA
- a CDS encoding NIPSNAP family protein has protein sequence MQGPRCPVVELRQYTLHPGRRDELIDLFDREFVESQEAVGATVLGQFRDLDDPDRFVWLRGFEDMPRRAEALESFYGGPVWQAHRDEANATMTDSDDVLLLRPASARGGFPAPVGARPAPGEPAPSPPSLVLATIWYGHSPFDTAFVEFFQQSVRPVLTETGGEPLAYLRSEHAANTFPALPVRRNEEVFVWFARFPDEGHIDRHLSRLRHSEHWCEEVLPTLSERWARPPQRLRLAPTERSTLR, from the coding sequence ATGCAGGGTCCACGGTGTCCGGTCGTCGAACTGCGGCAGTACACGCTGCACCCGGGACGGCGAGACGAGCTGATCGATCTGTTCGACCGCGAGTTCGTCGAGTCCCAAGAGGCAGTAGGCGCGACCGTCCTGGGGCAGTTCCGCGACCTGGACGACCCCGACCGGTTCGTCTGGCTCCGCGGCTTCGAGGACATGCCGCGCCGCGCCGAGGCCCTGGAGAGCTTCTACGGCGGGCCGGTCTGGCAGGCACACCGCGACGAGGCGAACGCGACGATGACCGACTCCGATGACGTGCTGCTGCTGAGGCCCGCCTCGGCGCGCGGTGGGTTCCCGGCGCCGGTCGGCGCCCGGCCGGCCCCCGGTGAGCCGGCGCCATCGCCGCCGTCGCTCGTCCTCGCCACGATCTGGTACGGCCACAGCCCGTTCGACACGGCGTTCGTCGAGTTCTTCCAGCAGAGCGTGCGACCCGTACTGACCGAGACCGGCGGCGAGCCACTGGCGTACCTACGGTCGGAGCACGCCGCGAACACCTTCCCGGCGCTACCGGTACGGAGGAACGAGGAGGTCTTCGTGTGGTTCGCACGGTTCCCCGACGAAGGCCACATCGACCGCCACCTGAGTCGCCTGCGGCATTCGGAACACTGGTGCGAGGAGGTGCTGCCGACCCTTTCGGAACGGTGGGCCAGGCCCCCGCAACGGCTACGGCTGGCACCCACCGAGCGTTCGACACTGCGCTGA
- a CDS encoding Rrf2 family transcriptional regulator yields MAANSRLTIATHALAWLALAQRRGREVLTSEQVAASVNTNPVIIRRSLGDLRRAGLVEVRHGAGAGWSLAREPEAITLLEVYDAVDAHPPFGLHRAEPNPECPVGRGIRPALSGVYGRVERVMRRELADTSIADVLRETLAD; encoded by the coding sequence ATGGCGGCGAACAGTCGATTGACCATCGCGACGCACGCTCTGGCCTGGCTGGCGCTGGCGCAGCGGCGTGGCCGGGAGGTTCTCACTTCGGAGCAGGTCGCGGCCAGCGTCAACACCAACCCCGTGATCATCCGGCGCAGCCTCGGTGACCTGCGGCGAGCCGGACTCGTGGAGGTCCGCCACGGTGCCGGTGCGGGCTGGAGTCTGGCCCGTGAGCCCGAGGCGATCACGCTGCTCGAGGTGTATGACGCCGTCGATGCGCATCCGCCGTTCGGGCTGCACCGCGCCGAACCCAATCCGGAGTGTCCGGTCGGCCGAGGCATCCGGCCCGCCCTGAGCGGGGTCTACGGCCGGGTCGAGCGGGTCATGCGGCGGGAGCTGGCGGACACGTCGATCGCCGATGTGCTTCGCGAGACGCTGGCCGACTAG
- a CDS encoding MFS transporter, with the protein MDRAASSGDSDGVGLRGERDGLVGKVPDLMPPGPEEPDGRAGPLDAPRDIGLLWSSNAADALGTQMSGVAFPLLLLGLGHPPTTVGLLAGAGMLVTLVCGPVVAVAADRGLRKPVMAGSAAVAAAAMGAVALSVAAGRPPFALLLGALLVERTATACFEAAARGTVALVAAPHEVPRVVAGLEAGDRAALVAGPLLGGVLYQLSRPLPFAADALSYVVTALCVRSMRSDLRAGPTAPASAADDARAAAPVPARAREATPAPDAPRPPGAPAAAADGCAPAPDARSAGTPTPLRALRSYAHETVAGLTLLRAAPRLRLVLVWTTTVNAALAALYFSALFALQDDGGPVAMGLVLAVSGGAGLVGALAAPAVVRRLGGARTLVAVTWLTVLPAAGLAVAGSPWSLGLCFGAFCLLLAPATVVVQSAAIAETPHHLQARTGALLATAVVGAGAGSPVVAGALATHSGPAAAPALCALALALLALFTGLRAGRLRPGGRP; encoded by the coding sequence ATGGATCGTGCTGCGTCTTCCGGCGACTCCGACGGCGTGGGCCTACGCGGCGAGCGGGACGGTCTCGTCGGCAAGGTTCCGGACCTGATGCCCCCCGGACCGGAGGAGCCCGACGGCAGAGCCGGCCCCCTCGACGCCCCGCGTGACATCGGGCTGCTGTGGAGTTCCAACGCCGCCGACGCCCTCGGCACCCAGATGTCGGGCGTCGCCTTCCCGCTGCTCCTCCTCGGACTCGGTCACCCGCCGACGACGGTCGGGCTCCTCGCCGGCGCGGGCATGCTCGTCACGCTGGTCTGCGGACCCGTCGTGGCGGTGGCGGCGGACCGGGGCCTGCGCAAACCCGTGATGGCCGGTTCCGCCGCGGTGGCCGCGGCGGCCATGGGGGCGGTGGCCCTGTCCGTGGCGGCCGGCCGGCCTCCGTTCGCGCTGCTGCTCGGCGCACTGCTCGTGGAGCGCACGGCCACCGCGTGCTTCGAGGCCGCCGCGCGCGGCACCGTCGCGCTCGTCGCCGCGCCGCACGAGGTGCCCCGCGTCGTGGCCGGTCTGGAGGCCGGCGACCGCGCCGCGCTCGTGGCAGGGCCGCTCCTCGGCGGGGTGCTGTACCAGCTCTCCCGGCCCCTCCCGTTCGCTGCCGACGCGCTCTCGTACGTGGTGACGGCGCTGTGCGTACGGTCCATGCGCTCCGATCTGCGGGCCGGCCCAACGGCGCCCGCGTCCGCGGCGGACGACGCGCGGGCGGCCGCGCCCGTACCCGCCCGTGCCCGGGAGGCCACCCCGGCCCCGGACGCACCTCGGCCGCCCGGCGCACCGGCCGCCGCGGCAGACGGCTGCGCGCCCGCCCCTGACGCCCGGTCCGCCGGGACGCCCACGCCGCTGCGCGCGCTGCGGTCGTACGCCCACGAGACCGTCGCCGGCCTCACCCTGCTCCGTGCCGCACCCCGCCTCCGTCTCGTGCTCGTCTGGACCACGACGGTCAACGCGGCGCTGGCGGCCCTCTACTTCTCCGCCCTGTTCGCACTGCAGGACGACGGCGGGCCGGTCGCGATGGGGCTGGTGCTGGCGGTGTCCGGCGGCGCCGGGCTCGTGGGCGCCCTCGCCGCACCCGCCGTCGTACGGCGACTGGGCGGCGCGCGGACGCTGGTGGCCGTGACCTGGCTGACGGTGCTCCCCGCCGCCGGCCTCGCCGTGGCGGGGTCACCCTGGAGCCTCGGGCTCTGCTTCGGGGCGTTCTGCCTTCTGCTCGCCCCGGCCACCGTGGTCGTCCAGTCCGCCGCGATCGCCGAGACCCCGCACCATCTCCAGGCGAGGACGGGCGCGTTGCTGGCCACGGCGGTCGTGGGTGCGGGCGCCGGTTCACCGGTGGTCGCCGGGGCGCTCGCGACACATTCCGGGCCCGCGGCGGCCCCGGCACTCTGCGCCCTGGCGCTCGCGCTCCTCGCCCTGTTCACCGGTCTGCGGGCCGGACGTCTGCGCCCCGGAGGCCGACCGTGA
- a CDS encoding S9 family peptidase, translated as MTRPSAADARHRPAEVPADAAPDEATAVGERPAPRFRTYRAELPDVCPTDPTRMTFTADADGRCQVFTWDATTGTAEQVTDRPGGTLHCAIDHEARVWWFDEDAEGRGHWRFRPFEGGEDRPGLEGVPDGTPRGLGLASCGTVAVATAADDGTTVHVGRRGGRARTVTRFEGHAVLTGISPDGRHLAVGGPAGSDRAVTVLSPDGTVQAALRGGGHGGELWALGFRPADGTDTTRADDRSVRDGDDGTELLLVRQHRDRYVLAVWRPGSGVRTWEWCAFDTEITASWYPDGGSVLVRQERHGRSLLHRADPRRRSVTAVPTPPGTLLAAAVRPGGDVHCLWTSASRPPRMLSSAGTRLPPLGTVEGSVPGDHREVWTPGPDGPVHSLLALPDDVLPAPAVFLVHGGPADHDRDAYDGVVHSLVASGFAVVRVNYRGSTGYGPRWRRAYPAGVGLTQVQDLASVRADLVHRGLVRAEATALWGSSWGGYLALLAAGVDPALWRAVVAVKPVADCAAAHRTATPALRALDERLFGGTPETMPEAYARSSPVSYVSRVRAPLLVVAAERDDKCPPGQVRDYLRALASAGVRHTAMWLDTGHDGYDGRDHVAVLRRAIGFLDRELRRARHPGSRAPAGGAGHT; from the coding sequence GTGACCCGACCCTCCGCCGCCGACGCCCGGCACCGCCCCGCCGAGGTGCCCGCCGACGCGGCGCCCGACGAGGCCACCGCCGTCGGCGAGCGCCCCGCCCCCCGCTTCCGGACCTACCGCGCCGAGCTGCCGGACGTCTGCCCCACCGACCCCACGCGAATGACGTTCACCGCCGATGCCGACGGACGCTGCCAGGTCTTCACCTGGGACGCCACGACGGGTACGGCGGAGCAGGTGACGGACCGTCCGGGCGGCACGCTGCACTGCGCCATCGACCACGAGGCCCGGGTGTGGTGGTTCGACGAGGACGCCGAGGGCCGCGGCCACTGGCGGTTCCGGCCTTTCGAGGGGGGCGAGGACCGGCCCGGTCTGGAGGGCGTTCCGGACGGCACCCCACGAGGGCTCGGCCTCGCCTCCTGCGGCACGGTCGCCGTCGCCACGGCCGCGGACGACGGCACCACCGTCCACGTCGGCCGGCGCGGGGGCCGGGCCCGCACCGTGACACGCTTCGAGGGTCACGCCGTGCTCACGGGGATCTCACCGGACGGGCGGCACCTCGCCGTCGGCGGCCCGGCGGGATCCGATCGCGCGGTGACCGTGCTGTCCCCGGACGGCACGGTACAGGCGGCGCTGCGCGGCGGCGGGCACGGCGGGGAACTGTGGGCGCTCGGCTTCCGGCCGGCGGACGGCACCGACACCACCCGCGCGGACGACCGCAGCGTCCGCGACGGCGACGACGGCACCGAACTGCTGCTCGTCCGGCAGCACCGAGACCGTTACGTCCTCGCGGTCTGGCGTCCCGGATCCGGAGTGCGCACCTGGGAGTGGTGCGCTTTCGACACGGAGATCACCGCCTCCTGGTACCCCGACGGCGGCAGCGTGCTGGTCCGGCAGGAACGCCACGGCCGCAGCCTGCTCCACCGCGCCGACCCCCGCCGGCGTTCGGTCACCGCCGTGCCGACACCGCCCGGGACCCTGCTGGCCGCGGCCGTGCGGCCCGGCGGGGACGTGCACTGCCTGTGGACGTCGGCCTCGCGGCCGCCCCGGATGCTGTCGTCCGCGGGCACCCGGCTGCCGCCGCTCGGGACCGTCGAAGGCTCCGTACCCGGCGACCACCGCGAGGTGTGGACCCCGGGCCCGGACGGCCCGGTGCACAGCCTGCTCGCGCTGCCGGACGACGTGCTCCCGGCCCCGGCGGTGTTCCTGGTGCACGGCGGTCCGGCGGACCACGACCGCGACGCCTACGACGGTGTCGTGCACTCCCTGGTGGCCTCCGGCTTCGCGGTCGTACGCGTCAACTACCGGGGCTCCACGGGCTACGGGCCGCGCTGGCGGCGCGCGTACCCGGCGGGCGTGGGCCTGACCCAGGTGCAGGACCTCGCCTCCGTACGGGCCGACCTGGTCCACCGCGGTCTGGTGAGAGCCGAAGCGACCGCCCTGTGGGGCAGTTCGTGGGGCGGGTACCTGGCGCTTCTCGCGGCCGGCGTCGACCCCGCCCTGTGGCGCGCCGTCGTCGCGGTGAAGCCGGTCGCCGACTGCGCGGCCGCCCACCGCACCGCCACGCCCGCGCTGCGTGCCCTCGACGAGCGGCTGTTCGGCGGCACGCCGGAGACGATGCCCGAGGCGTACGCCCGCAGCTCCCCCGTGAGCTACGTGTCCCGCGTACGCGCCCCGCTGCTCGTCGTCGCGGCCGAGCGCGACGACAAGTGCCCGCCGGGGCAGGTGCGCGACTACCTGCGGGCCCTCGCCAGCGCGGGCGTGCGGCACACGGCCATGTGGCTGGACACGGGGCACGACGGCTACGACGGGCGCGACCACGTCGCCGTGCTGCGCCGCGCCATCGGCTTCCTGGACCGCGAACTGCGCCGCGCCCGGCACCCGGGCTCGCGCGCCCCGGCCGGGGGGGCCGGGCACACCTAG
- a CDS encoding RiPP maturation radical SAM C-methyltransferase has product MRVLLVNMPWSPIDLPSLALGILKRSIDERVPGATAEVLHANLDFTDWITARREFAADDYGYYSLSSYFMGCGDWVFSSALYGDPSWREDEFASVMKGKLRGSRMRMTRELHREVPAFVEEIARRIVEHAPDVVGFTSTFQQNTAALAAARHVKRLAPHVVTVMGGANCDAEQGAAVHRNFPFVDHVVRGEGETAFPELVRALAEGRTDLGGIPGLCHRAADGGSVVNPMATAPLPPAHILPPDYSGYFECLAASVARNWVEPKLVVEGARGCWWGEKHHCTFCGLNGSFMQFRSKSPEVFYEEIMELARRHRVLDMYVVDNILDMGYLSTVLPRIIDSGYDLRLHIEIKANMRRTQLRTLSDAGLIYVQPGIESLNNRVLDLMDKGVSGCQNVRMLRDGAETGLAVSWNYLHGFPGETAEDYEPVIAQIPALEHLDPPVDLSARIAIERFSPYFNRPELGFTGLRPEAHYRFTYDLPEEELYDLAYVFEAPARGIGEPTVSALNEALAGWKKHHTDARLTHTDLGDRIVLVSRRRAFPWRAWELADPFEVALFRLLDQPHAPAALARKAAARVPGDPRGQEEVERILDEWVARGIVFTDGGQYVHIAPAAVNEDLLRLDFMRHLHTAGAAAPKPAGGGGSEGDAWADGGDRGSADAPRDTVQPPVSV; this is encoded by the coding sequence GTGCGCGTACTGCTGGTCAACATGCCCTGGTCCCCCATCGACCTGCCCTCACTCGCCCTCGGCATCCTCAAGCGCAGCATCGACGAGCGGGTCCCGGGAGCCACGGCCGAGGTCCTGCACGCCAACCTGGACTTCACCGACTGGATCACCGCCCGCCGGGAGTTCGCCGCCGACGACTACGGGTACTACTCCCTGTCGTCCTACTTCATGGGATGCGGCGACTGGGTGTTCTCCTCGGCGCTGTACGGCGACCCTTCGTGGCGGGAGGACGAGTTCGCGTCGGTGATGAAGGGCAAGCTGCGCGGGTCGCGGATGCGGATGACCCGGGAGCTGCACCGTGAAGTGCCCGCGTTCGTGGAGGAGATCGCCCGGCGCATCGTCGAGCACGCCCCCGACGTCGTCGGCTTCACCTCCACCTTCCAGCAGAACACCGCGGCCCTCGCGGCCGCCCGCCACGTCAAGCGGCTCGCACCGCACGTCGTCACCGTCATGGGCGGGGCCAACTGCGATGCCGAACAGGGCGCCGCGGTCCACCGGAACTTCCCGTTCGTGGACCACGTCGTGCGCGGCGAGGGCGAGACCGCGTTCCCGGAACTGGTGAGGGCACTGGCCGAGGGGCGTACCGATCTCGGCGGCATCCCGGGCCTGTGCCACCGGGCCGCGGACGGCGGCAGCGTCGTCAACCCGATGGCCACCGCGCCACTGCCGCCCGCCCACATCCTCCCGCCCGACTACAGCGGCTACTTCGAGTGCCTGGCCGCCTCCGTGGCGCGCAACTGGGTGGAGCCGAAACTGGTCGTCGAAGGCGCCCGCGGCTGCTGGTGGGGCGAGAAGCACCACTGCACGTTCTGCGGTCTCAACGGTTCCTTCATGCAGTTCCGCAGCAAGAGCCCGGAGGTCTTCTACGAGGAGATCATGGAACTGGCCCGGCGCCACCGGGTCCTGGACATGTACGTCGTCGACAACATCCTCGACATGGGCTACCTGAGCACCGTACTTCCGCGGATCATCGACAGCGGCTACGACCTGCGGCTGCACATCGAGATCAAGGCCAATATGCGTCGGACCCAGCTGCGCACCCTGTCCGACGCGGGTCTGATCTACGTCCAGCCCGGTATCGAGAGCCTCAACAACCGGGTGCTCGACCTGATGGACAAGGGCGTCAGCGGGTGCCAGAACGTGCGCATGCTCCGCGACGGAGCCGAGACGGGCCTGGCGGTCTCCTGGAACTACCTGCACGGCTTCCCCGGCGAGACCGCGGAGGACTACGAGCCGGTCATCGCGCAGATTCCCGCCCTGGAGCACCTCGACCCGCCGGTCGACCTGTCCGCCCGGATCGCGATCGAGCGGTTCAGCCCGTACTTCAACCGCCCCGAACTCGGCTTCACCGGGCTGCGCCCCGAGGCGCACTACCGCTTCACCTACGACCTGCCCGAGGAGGAGCTGTACGACCTCGCCTACGTCTTCGAGGCCCCGGCGCGCGGCATCGGCGAGCCGACCGTCTCCGCCCTCAACGAGGCGCTGGCCGGCTGGAAGAAGCACCACACCGACGCCAGGCTGACGCACACCGACCTCGGTGACCGGATCGTGCTCGTCAGCCGGCGCCGCGCGTTCCCGTGGCGCGCGTGGGAACTGGCCGATCCGTTCGAGGTCGCGCTGTTCCGGCTGCTGGACCAGCCGCACGCACCGGCCGCGCTCGCCCGCAAGGCGGCGGCCCGTGTCCCGGGCGACCCGCGCGGCCAGGAGGAGGTGGAGCGGATCCTGGACGAGTGGGTCGCCCGGGGCATCGTCTTCACCGACGGCGGCCAGTACGTGCACATCGCCCCGGCCGCGGTGAACGAGGACCTGCTGCGGCTGGACTTCATGCGGCACCTGCACACCGCGGGTGCCGCCGCGCCGAAGCCTGCCGGCGGGGGCGGGTCCGAAGGGGACGCCTGGGCGGACGGCGGTGACCGCGGCAGTGCGGACGCGCCCCGCGACACCGTCCAGCCACCCGTCTCGGTGTGA
- a CDS encoding DUF5825 family protein — translation MTSAVHPPSTTADDVPLTVTAWRDYDPDACALPGMALGSHRLSGPMNEETDRLWGLGARRVVVPRTIDLTPAANAAATAARRTVRSLCLVRDLTARAVLVEWRLRAGPGDEETWKLLSHLQPPQRLEGPDRAEEQLLAWRSSHYLCKCLWRQGPGFLQIRDRRWGDLRRFTCDEQHYHDAIARLDHGAPAADVPPDALADFTEEHLVLRVGELAWWLPYRVKRWIQEAMAI, via the coding sequence ATGACCAGCGCAGTCCACCCCCCGAGCACCACCGCCGACGACGTCCCGCTGACGGTCACCGCCTGGCGCGACTACGACCCGGACGCCTGTGCCCTGCCCGGTATGGCGCTCGGCAGCCACCGTCTCTCGGGCCCGATGAACGAGGAGACCGACCGACTGTGGGGCCTCGGGGCCCGGCGGGTCGTGGTGCCCCGCACCATCGACCTGACCCCCGCGGCCAACGCCGCGGCCACCGCCGCACGCCGCACGGTGCGGTCGCTGTGCCTGGTCCGGGACCTGACCGCACGCGCCGTGCTCGTCGAATGGCGGCTGCGGGCCGGGCCCGGCGACGAGGAGACGTGGAAGCTGCTCAGCCATCTCCAGCCGCCGCAGCGGCTGGAGGGCCCGGACCGGGCGGAGGAACAGCTGCTCGCCTGGCGGAGCAGCCACTACCTGTGCAAGTGCCTGTGGCGGCAGGGCCCCGGTTTCCTCCAGATCCGCGACCGCCGCTGGGGCGACCTGCGCCGCTTCACCTGCGACGAACAGCACTACCACGACGCCATCGCCCGGCTGGACCACGGCGCCCCGGCGGCCGACGTGCCCCCGGACGCGCTGGCCGACTTCACCGAGGAGCATCTCGTGCTGCGCGTCGGCGAGCTGGCCTGGTGGCTGCCGTACCGGGTGAAACGCTGGATCCAGGAGGCGATGGCGATCTGA